The Chthoniobacterales bacterium genome segment TGCTTTTCCCCGGCGCAGACCACGTCAACGTCCAGCCGCACAGCGGTTCGCAGGCGAATGCGGCCGTCTATTTCTCCGTCCTCGAGCCCGGCGACAAAATCCTCACGATGGACCTCTCCCACGGCGGACACCTTACCCACGGGATGAAAATGAACTTCTCGGGCCGCCTTTATCAAGTGCTCCATTACGGTGTCAGTCCGACCGATTTCCGCATCGATTACGACGCGCTGGCCAAGCAAGCCCTCGAATATCAGCCCAAAATGATCACCGCAGGGGCCTCCGCATACCCGCGCATCATCGACTTCCAACGGATGCGCGAGATCGCGGATTCCGTCGGCGCGTATCTCTTCGTGGACATGGCGCACATCGCCGGCCTCGTCGCGGCGGGCGTGCATCCGAGTCCGGTCGGTATCGCGGATTTCGTCACCTCCACCACGCACAAAAGCCTGCGCGGCCCTCGCGGTGGCATCATCATTTGCAAAGAAAAATACGCCAAGGCCATCGACAGCCAGGTCTTCCCCGGCGTCCAGGGCGGACCCCTCATGCACGTCATCGCGGCCAAGGCCGTCTGCTTCCACGAGGCGCTGCAACCCGGGTTTAAGTCGTATCAGAGGCAGGTCGTTTCCAACGCCAAAGCCCTCGCGGCCCGCCTGACCATGCTCGGCTACACCATCGTTTCCGGCGGCACCGACAACCACCTCATGCTCGTCGATTTGCGGCCAAAAAACATCACCGGCAAAGAAGCCCAGGAAACCCTCGACGAAGCCGGCATCACGATTAACAAGAACTCCATCCCCTTCGACACCGTCGCCATCACCAAATCCGGCGGCATCCGCATCGGCACCCCCGCCGCCACCACGCGCGGCATGAAAGAAGAGGAAATGATGGAAATCGCCGACCTCATCCATCGCGGCCTGCAAAACGTCGGCAACACCGAAGCGCTCCACGCCATTCGCGCCGAAGTCAAAAAACTCACCGCCCGCTTCCCGCTGCCACGCTGATTTTAGGGTAGGCACTTGAGGACAAGAGCCCTCCAAAGCCGCCCTCGGAGCGTCCTCTCTGGCAACCCTGGGAGGTGCTCGTCCGAACGCGACTCACCCGGCGCGAGCTCAGGCGCTTCCCCCGAGGGGAAAAGTCATTTACCCAGCGGCAAAAGGCCTTTTATTTCAGCGCGGCCACCAGTTCGCGGCGTGACTCGGGGAGTTTGTGGAAATGGCGGAGCAACTCGCGGCTCGCATGGGACTCCGACTCGGGTGTGATCCCGCTGGCGCGGCAGATTTCCATCTCGAAAAAGGTGAGGGCTCGGCGGTCGGGCGTTTTCTCCGAGAGATAACCGAGCAGCCGCTGCATGAGGTGAAATAACTCCGGGCTGGCGTGCTCGGGCTCGGTGGCGAGTTCGATCAATTCGGAGGCGTAGGAGGCAAAGAGAAGCCGCAGGTAGTGTTCGCGGATCGCCGAATGCGGCGTAATCAATTTCGCCTCGGTGAGGGTGTGCAATTCGCTTTTCTGGCTGGCCCGCAGGCTGATCTCGCACAAATAAAACAGGTCGAGCTGCCCGGAGAACGCGCCTTTGTTTTTCCTCGCGCCCTTGGCCACGGCTTTGATTCGGCCATGATCTTCCGTGAGGAAACTCAGGATCAGGCTCGTCTCGGTGAGCTTGGTTTTGCGCAGCACGATCGCTTTGGAACTCGCATGAAAATCCAGCACGCCGCGAGTTTACCGCGCGGGAGGTGACTTGGGAAGCATCCCGCCGACGGCTTGAATGGGCTGCAACTCGCCTCGTCTTGTGACCCAGGCGGCAAGGGCGAGGTCGGGTGGGGGATTTTTTGCCGGCGCGGGCAGGGTAAAGGTGGCGCTGTCGCCGGGCGTGGCGGTTTGCAGCGTGAGGGCGACGAAATCGTGCCGCAGGGTGCGACCGGCGTTTTCCCCGGCGCGAACTTTCGTTTCGATGCCGCCGCCGAGGGTGGCGAGATGGATTTCGTAGCTGCCGGGTGTGCTGGGAGCGAAGGTGACGGTGACCTGACCGCCGGTTTTCTGGAGGATGAGGGTGCCGGGTTTCTCGTGGGAAGCGGCGATCTTTTCAGCGGAGCGCCATTCTTTTCCGTCGCGAACGAAGCACGGCGTATAAATGGAACTCGTATGCCAGCTCGCGGCGAGCGCCTGCTGACGCGCGGTAAATGCCGCCTGCGCCGTGGCGTCGGCCCAGCCGAGGTTATCCCAATAGGTGACGTGAAAAGCCACGGGCACGAAGGTTTTCCAGAGGTCGCTGTCGCTGCGCATCGCACTCAGGCGCGCCTCGGCGGGCGGGCAACTGCTGCAGCCTTCGCTGGTGTAGAGTTCCACGAGGGAGACTTGTTGCGGGCCGCTCGAAAAGGTCTGGGCCACGAGCGCCAGCGGGCTGAGGACGAGGGCCAAGAGAGGGGTGAAAAGGAAGGTTTTCATTCTCATGGGAGTCGCATGGGAAAGGCTTTATTCCGGCCACGTCTGGGAATAAACAATACCCGGGGCACTCCCATCGTTATCTCCGTGGATTTCTTTCAACAACTCGTCGATGCGCACCATGCGGCGCTCTATCGTTTCGCCTACAGCCTGGCGAAAAGCGAGTCGGCGGCCTGCGACCTCACCCAGCAGACATTTTACATCTGGGCCACGAAGGGTCACACGTTGCGCGATGCCTCGAAGGCGAAGTCGTGGCTCTTTACGACGTTGCACCGGGAGTTTCTGCGGGGGCGTCATCGGGATCAACGCTGGACCTCGCTGGAGGAATTGCCACCGGGACGTAACGATTTTGCTGCCGAGGAAATGGAGGCCTGGCGCAAGCTCGATGGCGCGGGCGTGCTGGAGGCGCTGGCCAATGTGGATGAGGTGTTTCGTGCGCCGCTGACGTTATTTTACCTGGAGAGTTTTTCCTATGCGGAGATCGCCGAGACGCTCGGTGTGCCTGCTGGAACGGTGATGTCGCGGTTGTCGCGAGGGAAGCAGCAGTTGCGAGCGCTGCTGAGCGACGCGGAGGCCGGGGAGAAGATCGTGCCCTTTGATCCATCGCGTGAAGCCGACGAAAAAAGGAGGAATCTATGAAACGCGAGGAAGCTGAATTTATTCTCACGGCCTACCGCCCCGGCGGCGAGGATGCGTCGGACGCGGGTTTCGCGGAAGCGTTGCAGATGGCGGCGAACGATCCCGAACTCGGCCAATGGCTGGCCCGCGAACAGGAAATGGACCGGCTGGTTTGCGAAAAATTGAGTCGAGTTCCAGTGCCCTCTGGCCTGCGCGACCGCATTCTCGCCGGTGGCCGGGTGAGTCGGAAACCCGTGTGGTGTCGGCGTCGGGGCTGGATGGCGCTGGCGGCGGCGCTGCTGATTTTTGCCCTGGTCGGCGGCTGGCGGATGATGCCGGTGGACGGTCGGAATCTGCCGGAGTTTGCCATGAATTACGCGAGCCGGGGTTTCCTTTTGGAGGCGCACAATAAAGATCTAACTCAACTGGAAAACTGGCTCGCTGCCCGGCAAATGCCAACGCCGGAAGCGGTCCCGGAGCGTCTCGCTGCGCTGGAGAAGCTGGGTTGCCGCACCGTTTCCTACCACGGACGGCCTGTCTCGATCATTTGTTTCGAGAAGGACGGTCGTGAATATCATCTCTTCGTCGCCAAGAAAATAGAGGTCGGCTCTTTTACTGCCCAAACCTCCCGCCAGACGCAGGGAAACTGGTCCGCCATTGCGTGGTCAGATGCGACGAATGACTACGTGCTCGCCAGCAAAATCGGACTGCCCGCCCTGGAGCGCCTGCTCTGAAGCGGCGTTTGACACCTCCACCCCTTCGCCCTGTATATTCGGGGCTTATGCGTTATCGAAAATACAAAGGCACCGAATTGGAAGTCAGCGAAGTGGGGTTTGGCATGTGGACGGTTTCCACCGGCTGGTGGGGCCAATTCACCGAGGGCGAGGCGATTGCGCTGATGCATCAGGCGTTCGATTTGGGCATCACGCTCTTCGACGCCGCCGACAGCTACGGCAACGGGCTGAGTGAGGAATTGATCGCCAAGGCGTTCCCCACACGCCGCGATGAAGTCGTGATCGCGACGAAGATTGGCTACGATTTCACCCATTTCGGCGACGAGCGCCGCGGGCAGCGGGAGATTCCGCATGATTTCTCGCCCGAGGCTTTGGTGAAGGCGACGGATGCGGCTTTGAAGCGATTGAAAACCGACCGGATCGACCTCTTGCAACTGCACAACATCCGCATGGAGCAGGTCTATGATGACGCGATCTGGACCACGCTGGAGCAGCTCAAGTCCGCTGGCAAAGTGCTTGCGACGGGCATTGCGCTCGGGCCGGCCATTGGCTGGCTTTACGAGGGGGTGAATTGCATCCGCGAGCGGGAGTTCAATTCCGTTCAGCACATTTACAACCTGCTCGAGCAGCATCCCGGCCGGGCCATGCACGACGCCGCGACCGAGGCGGGCAAGGACACGATGTTCATGATTCGCGTGCCGCATTCCTCCGGGATGCTGGAAGGAAAATACACCGCCGACACCGTTTTCCCGCCGAACGATCATCGCAATCATCGTCCGCGAAGCTGGCTGCTGAATGGGGTTCGCAAGATCGACACGCTGCGCTTTCTGGAGAACAGCGAACGCACGTTGGGTCAGGCTGCATTGCAATGGTTGCTGGCCGACGAGCGCGTGGCCACGACGCTGCCGAACATCTACAACGCGGAGCAGGTAGTCGAGTTTGCCAAGGCGCCCGACACCGCGCGACTAACCTCGGAAGAAATGGAGCGCATCGCGGATCTCTACGCCGATAATTTCGGAGTGGAGCCGGAGGAGCCGAAGTTCAAGGGAACGATGGAACTCGCGGAGGTGTAATATTGCACTAACATCGCCTGCCGCCCGTAGAGGAAGCGGCGGTGCTGGAAGTTTATCCAGCCGGCTTCCATCGCTATCTGCGCCAGTTCCTCGTAGGAAAACGAGCGCCGCACCGAGAGCAAGGCATCGTGGACGGTCATGGGTTCGCGGAAGACGGTGCTCGTGATGAAGCGCACGCCCAGCCAAGTGAGGAGACTCCGCTCCAAGTCGGCCACCAAGGCAAATCCAGTGGTCGCTGCTAACATCTGGCGCAGGATGTTAGTTGCATCCACCTCGCTAAAGTGATGCAGCGCGAGAGAACAAAAGACGCCGGTGTATTCCTGATTGGCAGCGAGTCGAGTGACATCGCACTGGCGGAACTGAATTTCGGGATAGCTAACACTGAGCGACTTGGCCACAGACAGCGTCGCATCTTGAAAATCCAAAGCCTCGACTTCGATGCTAACCTCGTGCTCGCGGCACCAGTCCACGATGAGTCGGGGGATGTCGCCCGAGCCGGTGCAAAGATCGAGAAAGCGATGCGACGATCCGGGTTGGACTAACATCGCGAGATAATGCCGGATGAGCCTATAACTTCCGAACCAGCGATTGAGCTGGCGGAGGTTTTTCAGGTCGGCGATGAGCGTGGCGTCGGCGGTCTCGGCCACGTCCATGAGTTCGATCTCACCCGGATCAAACGCGCGCTGGCGGAGGTTAGTCCGCATAACCTAACACCGCGAGAAGGCGGCCGGTTTTGCCGAGTTCGGCCCGATAGGAATAGTAGGTGGCGAGATCGGACGCGGTGCATTTTCCGCAGTCGGCGTAGTGCGCAATTCCGGCAGCGCCGGCTTGCGCGGCGATCTGCGCGGCGAAGTCGATCTCGTAGTGCGGCGGCCGAATGCACGGGGCGAGTTGGACAATGATCTGCCCTGGATTCGACCCAAACTCGACTCTCATTTTCTCGATGGCCACGGTTAGGATGCCGAGTTCCGTGCCTTTCTTTCCCGAGTGCAGCAAACCGATGGCGCGATGCTCGGGATCGGCCAGAAAGATGGCGCCGCAATCGGCGGTGTAAATGCCGAGCGCGATGTTAGGATCGTTGGTGAGAAGTCCGTCGCAGTCAGGAATGGGAGACAGCGAGTTGGAATCGACGCGCACCACATTTTTGCCATGCACCTGTTGCGCAGTGACGAATTTCCTATCCGCGAGTCCGATGTTAGTCAGCGCGGCGCGATGATAGTCGTCGAGCCGGGCGAGGGCGGCCTCGCGATCCACTTGCACATCCAAACCCGTCACGCGTTGCAGGAAGCCGTGGCGCAGCCAGACCTCAGCAGCGAGGGCGGGAAACGTTTCGTGCGGAGCAGCGGTCGGCACGGGAGTTAGGTCGTTATTGAGCCTGACGGCGCTTGACTAGGTTGGCGCGAATCTCGTCGTCGGTCAGCGTGGGCTTCAATTTTTTGGCACTGGAGATCCATTTTTTGCGCGCACCTTTGCTGGCCAATGGATCTGCAAACGTATCGTGGTAATGCGTCACCGAACCCGTCACGCGATCAAATTCCGCGAGCGCTGAATTGTAATCCGCGACCGCCTGCAAAGCCGTCGTCTGCGCCTGGGTCAGCGAGACGCGCGCATCGAGCACCTCCAGCTGCGTGCCTGCTCCAGCGGAGAATCGCTCCCTCGCCAGACGCAACGCTTCCTGCGCCTGCTCGACCGCTTTTTGCTGACTTTCAATCAACTCACGGCCCTCGATCAGGCTGGAGTAGCTGGTCTGCACTTCGAGTTCCACCTGGCGAACGCTGTCCTCGTAATTGACCCGCGCCGACTCGAGTCGTGCCCGAGCCTGCTGCACGCGACCACTGGTGGCAAACCCATCGAAAATATTCCAGTTGCCCGAGAAACCGAAGAACCAGCCATCGACCTCGTCGCTCAGGCTGCCCGAGGCGTTGCGGATTTGGTAGCCCGCGTTTCCGTTGATCGTCGGCTGATAACCGGCGAGCGCGACGGTGATTTGCTCGACCTCGGAGAGAATCGACTGGCGCTGGACTTTGAGCAATGCGCGGCGTTCCATCGCGAGCCGGATCGATTCCTGAAGATCGATGACTTGCGCGTCGTAAGTGAGCAGGCCCTTGATCGGAAACGGCGTGAGATCGCCGGTGGTCGGCCACGAGACGCCGACGAGTTTGGCGAGCTGCAACTGCGACGTGCGGTAGTTGTTGCGGGCGCGAATCAGCGCGGGTCGGGCGTTGGCGAGCTCGACTTCGGCGCGGAGAACGTTGAAGCGCGGCACGGTGCCGGCCTCGAAACGATTCTGCTGATCGCGCAACTGGCTCTGTAAAAGCGTGACGGATTCCTCCTGCACGCTGATGAGGGCGCGGTTGAGGAGCACGGTGTAAAACTGCTGGCGCACCGACGCGATGACTTGATCGACGACGTTGCGCAGCTGGTAAAAGGCGCTGTCCTCGGCGATGCGCGCCGCCCGCAAGGCTGCCGAAACCTGGCCGCCGCTGTAGATGACTTGGGTGACCTCGAAGTTGACGTTCCAGGATTTATTTTCCGTGGAAGCGCTGGCGCCGGAGGTGGAAAGGGATTTGCCGAGGGAGCTGGTCGAGGTCACGGGCAGAGCCACGCCGTCGATGAGCACGGTGCCGATGACATTCGGGTCCGATCCCGATCTGGAGGAGGAGCTTAAACTGGAACTAGAGGAACTGCTGCTCCCGCTGCTGAGTGTTTTGCTCTGGCTGTAGCCGCTGCTGACGCCGAGTTGCGGCAGGGCCTGTGCGCGCACTTCGACGACTTGTCCGAGAGTGCGCTTGATCTCGGCGATCTGGCGAAGAATGTCGGCATTGTGTTCCAGCGCGGTCTGGATGGCCTGGTCTAGTGTGATGCCATTGGCCGGGCTCGGTGGCTGCGCGGCAAAGGGCCGCTTGATGTCCAGTTTGGCAAAAGGATCGTTGGCAGGCCCGGAAGAACGATTGTTCCCTGCGAGCACCGGGTCGTTGGCGAGAAGGTCCTCATTCACCTTCGAAGTGTCGCCTGCCATGATCGATTCATCGTTGGCCGCCGCACTCGGCACGGGCGTGGGAGTTGGCGAGGCCGCCGGGGCTGGCGAGGGCGAGGTCAAAGTGGGACGTGCATCCTGCGCGGTGGCCGTCCAGACGCTGAGGGCCAGCGTCGCGCTGATAAGTTGAGTAATGGACTTATTCATGATCCTGAGATTGGCAATATTGGAAAATTTTCTGGTAGATGTGGAGCCAGGACGACTGCTCATCGGGGGTGAGGTGTTCCATCACTTTCTGAACGTTTCGCACCATATCTTCGCGAATGCGGTGGACGAGGGACTGGCCTTTTTCGGTAATTTTGACAATGACTTTGCGGCGATCGTCGGTGCAATGGCAGCGGGTGATGTAGCCGAGATTTTCCAGCCGATCCACTAGCCCGGTCGCGGCGGCGGTGGTGTGGCCCATCTTGAGGGCGATCTCCGACATGGTGGCGACGCCACTTTGATCGAGATGGCCGAGGAGAAAATATTGGGCGAATGAGACGTTTCCATTCGACAGCTCCTTCGAGAGATTCATCAGGAAACACCGCTGGAGGACGATGATGATGTTGGCCAATTCCTCCGCATCGCGGTGCTGCTCGGTCGGAAGGGCAAGTGGAGGCATTTTAGTTAAGGTGCTTAACAATCAAGCAGGTTGACGGTAGCCGCGAAAAACAGGCACGCAACCGGGAATTACCAAACTAACACGCTCACCATTTCGCCTCCGGCAATCTCTGTCCCCGCGCCCATCCGCAGCAGCGCGTCGCTCCGGCTCAAGCCGAAAAGCGCGTGGCTTTCCTGCAAACCTTGGGGAACGAAACGCTCGCCCTCAATGCGACCGCGAACGTAATGCGGGCGATCCCCGGTGTTGGCCAGCGGCGAGTCGAGTTGCAGTGTTTTCACCGGCAGAAAACGCTCGCCGTCGCGGGCTCCGAGCATTTGCAGCAAGGCCGGGCGCAGCAGCACAAGAAACGTGACAAACGACGCCAACGGATTGCCGGGCAGGCCGAAAATGAGTTTTTCGCCGGAGCGCGCAAACGCCAGTGGCTTGCCGGGTTTCATCCGAATCCGCCACAGATCGAGCGCGACTCCGAGGGCAGCCAGCGCGGGTTTCACATGATCGTGATCGCCCACGGAAACGCCGCCGCTGATGATGAGAACATCGCTCGTCTCCAGCGCGCGGCGGATTTCCAGTTGAGTTGCAGTCAAATCATCGGGGCTATGCCGCAGTTCGGCCTGAATCCCCAGCGATTGCAAAAGCGCGGCCAGCATGGGGCTGTTGGAGTCGTAAATCTCCCCAGATAACAATGGAACTCCCAGCGGGCGCAATTCGTCGCCGGTCGAAAGTACGGTCACTCGTGGCATCCGATGCGCCGGTGCCGTCGCCAATCCCTGACTCGCCAGAAGCGCCACCAGTTGCGGTGTGATCCGCTGGCCAGGGCTGCCGATGAGTTGACCAGCGGCGAGATCGGCTCCGGCGCGGCGGATGTTTTCCCCCGGCTCGACGGATTCGCGCAAATGCACCCGGCCATTTTCGACCGTCACGTCCTCCTGCATCGCCACGCCGGTGCAGCCTGCCGGAATCGGCGCTCCGGTAAAAATGCGACTCGCCTCGTTTTTTTCCAGCCGCAGAGAACGATCCTGCCCGGCGGGTTGCTCTCCACACAGGATGCGTTCGCCCGGTTCGTCCGCCACGCGGATCGCGTAGCCATCGACCACTGAATTATCGAAACGCGGATGCGCCATCGTCGAGCGCATCGGCTGCGCCAGAAACGAGCCGAGCGCCTCGCGCAGCGGCCTTTCCACCATGGGCAGCGGACTCGCCGCCGACAAAATCCGGGCTAGGGCGTCGGCTTCTTCGACCATACATCATCGCCCGGCTGGGGCGCTCCCTGCACGATATCGGCGGCGGCAAAGGGACGCCGCATCTCCGCGCCCGCCTTTAAAGTCGCCACGTCCTCGCCGCCACGTCGCACCTGCATTTCCGCCCCCGGCGTGGGAGCCGCGAAACCGCCGAAATCCACCAGCACGAAACGGCCTGCGTCATTCACCATCGAGATCGTTCCGAGGAAATTTTGCGTGGCCACGGTCTCGGCGGGCGGTTTCTTTTTCCCAAACTTCCCCAAGACGGCGCAGCCGGGCAAAACCGCCAGCAGCAACACCAATATAAAACCGCGCTTCCACATAGATTCCGATCTTACTCGAATCTGCCGGAGCAGCCAGTCTTTCCCAAAATTCATGGATTGACGCTCCCGGCGGTGTCTGGTTTATTGGCCGCACAACTGACACGGAGAGTTGGCTGAGTGGTCGAAAGCAGCGCTTTGCTAAAGCGCCATACCTCAAAAGGGTATCGAGGGTTCAAATCCCTCACTCTCCGCCAGTTGTTTTTTTATCCCCACATCCCAATCTAACTCCCAAAATCATGGCAAACTCCGCACTCGAAAAAGGACAGGCTTTCCTCGCTGAAAACGGCAAAAAGGAAGGCATCACCACCACCGCTACCGGGCTTCAATACAAGGTTCACACCGAAGGCACCGGCAAAAAGCCGAAGGCCACGGACGTAGTGAAGGTTCACTACCGCGGCACGCTGCTCGACGGCACCGAGTTTGATAGTTCTTACAAGCGCAAGGAGCCGATCGAGTTTGGGTTGAATCAAGTCATCCGCGGCTGGACCGAGGGCGTACAACTCATGTCCGAAGGCTCCAAATACGAATTCTTCATTCCATC includes the following:
- the recO gene encoding DNA repair protein RecO, which translates into the protein MLDFHASSKAIVLRKTKLTETSLILSFLTEDHGRIKAVAKGARKNKGAFSGQLDLFYLCEISLRASQKSELHTLTEAKLITPHSAIREHYLRLLFASYASELIELATEPEHASPELFHLMQRLLGYLSEKTPDRRALTFFEMEICRASGITPESESHASRELLRHFHKLPESRRELVAALK
- a CDS encoding polyphenol oxidase family protein, whose translation is MPTAAPHETFPALAAEVWLRHGFLQRVTGLDVQVDREAALARLDDYHRAALTNIGLADRKFVTAQQVHGKNVVRVDSNSLSPIPDCDGLLTNDPNIALGIYTADCGAIFLADPEHRAIGLLHSGKKGTELGILTVAIEKMRVEFGSNPGQIIVQLAPCIRPPHYEIDFAAQIAAQAGAAGIAHYADCGKCTASDLATYYSYRAELGKTGRLLAVLGYAD
- a CDS encoding MarR family transcriptional regulator; its protein translation is MPPLALPTEQHRDAEELANIIIVLQRCFLMNLSKELSNGNVSFAQYFLLGHLDQSGVATMSEIALKMGHTTAAATGLVDRLENLGYITRCHCTDDRRKVIVKITEKGQSLVHRIREDMVRNVQKVMEHLTPDEQSSWLHIYQKIFQYCQSQDHE
- a CDS encoding aldo/keto reductase, with product MRYRKYKGTELEVSEVGFGMWTVSTGWWGQFTEGEAIALMHQAFDLGITLFDAADSYGNGLSEELIAKAFPTRRDEVVIATKIGYDFTHFGDERRGQREIPHDFSPEALVKATDAALKRLKTDRIDLLQLHNIRMEQVYDDAIWTTLEQLKSAGKVLATGIALGPAIGWLYEGVNCIREREFNSVQHIYNLLEQHPGRAMHDAATEAGKDTMFMIRVPHSSGMLEGKYTADTVFPPNDHRNHRPRSWLLNGVRKIDTLRFLENSERTLGQAALQWLLADERVATTLPNIYNAEQVVEFAKAPDTARLTSEEMERIADLYADNFGVEPEEPKFKGTMELAEV
- a CDS encoding DUF1223 domain-containing protein, which translates into the protein MKTFLFTPLLALVLSPLALVAQTFSSGPQQVSLVELYTSEGCSSCPPAEARLSAMRSDSDLWKTFVPVAFHVTYWDNLGWADATAQAAFTARQQALAASWHTSSIYTPCFVRDGKEWRSAEKIAASHEKPGTLILQKTGGQVTVTFAPSTPGSYEIHLATLGGGIETKVRAGENAGRTLRHDFVALTLQTATPGDSATFTLPAPAKNPPPDLALAAWVTRRGELQPIQAVGGMLPKSPPAR
- a CDS encoding TolC family protein, which encodes MNKSITQLISATLALSVWTATAQDARPTLTSPSPAPAASPTPTPVPSAAANDESIMAGDTSKVNEDLLANDPVLAGNNRSSGPANDPFAKLDIKRPFAAQPPSPANGITLDQAIQTALEHNADILRQIAEIKRTLGQVVEVRAQALPQLGVSSGYSQSKTLSSGSSSSSSSSLSSSSRSGSDPNVIGTVLIDGVALPVTSTSSLGKSLSTSGASASTENKSWNVNFEVTQVIYSGGQVSAALRAARIAEDSAFYQLRNVVDQVIASVRQQFYTVLLNRALISVQEESVTLLQSQLRDQQNRFEAGTVPRFNVLRAEVELANARPALIRARNNYRTSQLQLAKLVGVSWPTTGDLTPFPIKGLLTYDAQVIDLQESIRLAMERRALLKVQRQSILSEVEQITVALAGYQPTINGNAGYQIRNASGSLSDEVDGWFFGFSGNWNIFDGFATSGRVQQARARLESARVNYEDSVRQVELEVQTSYSSLIEGRELIESQQKAVEQAQEALRLARERFSAGAGTQLEVLDARVSLTQAQTTALQAVADYNSALAEFDRVTGSVTHYHDTFADPLASKGARKKWISSAKKLKPTLTDDEIRANLVKRRQAQ
- the glp gene encoding gephyrin-like molybdotransferase Glp; amino-acid sequence: MVEEADALARILSAASPLPMVERPLREALGSFLAQPMRSTMAHPRFDNSVVDGYAIRVADEPGERILCGEQPAGQDRSLRLEKNEASRIFTGAPIPAGCTGVAMQEDVTVENGRVHLRESVEPGENIRRAGADLAAGQLIGSPGQRITPQLVALLASQGLATAPAHRMPRVTVLSTGDELRPLGVPLLSGEIYDSNSPMLAALLQSLGIQAELRHSPDDLTATQLEIRRALETSDVLIISGGVSVGDHDHVKPALAALGVALDLWRIRMKPGKPLAFARSGEKLIFGLPGNPLASFVTFLVLLRPALLQMLGARDGERFLPVKTLQLDSPLANTGDRPHYVRGRIEGERFVPQGLQESHALFGLSRSDALLRMGAGTEIAGGEMVSVLVW
- a CDS encoding methyltransferase domain-containing protein, with the protein product MRTNLRQRAFDPGEIELMDVAETADATLIADLKNLRQLNRWFGSYRLIRHYLAMLVQPGSSHRFLDLCTGSGDIPRLIVDWCREHEVSIEVEALDFQDATLSVAKSLSVSYPEIQFRQCDVTRLAANQEYTGVFCSLALHHFSEVDATNILRQMLAATTGFALVADLERSLLTWLGVRFITSTVFREPMTVHDALLSVRRSFSYEELAQIAMEAGWINFQHRRFLYGRQAMLVQYYTSASSIVPLNFGSSGSTPKLSA
- a CDS encoding RNA polymerase sigma factor, with protein sequence MGKALFRPRLGINNTRGTPIVISVDFFQQLVDAHHAALYRFAYSLAKSESAACDLTQQTFYIWATKGHTLRDASKAKSWLFTTLHREFLRGRHRDQRWTSLEELPPGRNDFAAEEMEAWRKLDGAGVLEALANVDEVFRAPLTLFYLESFSYAEIAETLGVPAGTVMSRLSRGKQQLRALLSDAEAGEKIVPFDPSREADEKRRNL